A section of the Virgibacillus sp. NKC19-3 genome encodes:
- a CDS encoding RicAFT regulatory complex protein RicA family protein: MAEYTRAQVLDEAKKLADMLASTEEIDRFKQVEAKINDNKKVQQLITKIKTLQKQAVNFQAYEKKEALKKVEAEIDRLQEEIDEIPVVQEFKESQVVVNDVLQLVSGTIAREVTNNVIESTGGDILAGETGSKAKKSTSSCH, from the coding sequence ATGGCCGAATACACAAGAGCCCAAGTACTGGATGAAGCAAAGAAATTAGCAGATATGCTTGCAAGTACAGAAGAAATAGATCGTTTTAAACAAGTGGAAGCTAAGATAAATGATAATAAAAAAGTGCAGCAATTAATAACAAAAATAAAAACACTACAAAAACAAGCCGTAAACTTTCAAGCATACGAAAAAAAAGAAGCCTTGAAAAAAGTGGAAGCTGAAATAGACCGGCTTCAGGAGGAAATTGATGAAATTCCTGTGGTACAGGAATTTAAAGAATCGCAGGTTGTCGTAAACGATGTATTACAGTTGGTATCCGGCACGATTGCTAGAGAAGTTACCAATAATGTCATTGAGTCGACCGGCGGCGATATTCTTGCGGGAGAAACAGGATCCAAAGCAAAGAAAAGCACATCAAGTTGTCACTAG
- the miaB gene encoding tRNA (N6-isopentenyl adenosine(37)-C2)-methylthiotransferase MiaB has translation MNEQQRKEQSQIKQENSADIKSGQDKPLHEKTSADFAKYFETTYEPPNLNKARKRGRDQVNVHYDFRIPEDMENIGKGKKFLIRTYGCQMNEHDTEVMAGILTEMGYEATFDTNEADIILLNTCAIRENAENKVFGEIGHLKPLKLENPDLILGVCGCMSQEESVVNKILEKHQHVDLIFGTHNIHRLPHLVKEAMFGKEKIVEVWSKEGDIIENLPKVRKGKIKAWVNIMYGCDKFCTYCIVPMTRGKERSRSPEDIIQEVRHLAAQGYQEVTLLGQNVNAYGKDFEGMTYGLGDLMDDIHKIDIPRVRFTTSHPRDFDDRLIEVLAQGGNLLDHIHLPVQSGSSEVLKRMNRKYTREDYLELVRKIRQAIPNATLTTDIIVGFPNETEEQFEETMTLVEEVGFEAAFTFIYSPRDGTPAARKKDDVPEDVKKQRLYRLNELVNKQSAASMKSYDGEIVQVLVEGESKKDPDVLAGYTTKNKLVNFKGPKSSIGKIVDVKITESKTWSLNGIMAETTAEVN, from the coding sequence ATGAATGAACAACAACGAAAAGAACAGTCGCAAATAAAGCAGGAAAATTCCGCGGACATAAAATCCGGTCAGGATAAACCCTTGCATGAGAAAACGAGCGCGGATTTTGCAAAGTATTTTGAGACAACCTATGAACCACCGAATTTGAACAAAGCACGTAAACGTGGTCGGGATCAGGTAAATGTTCACTATGACTTCCGAATTCCAGAAGATATGGAAAACATAGGTAAAGGAAAAAAATTCTTAATCCGTACATATGGTTGTCAAATGAATGAACACGATACAGAAGTGATGGCTGGTATTTTAACGGAAATGGGTTATGAAGCAACGTTCGATACCAATGAAGCAGATATCATTTTATTAAACACATGTGCAATTAGAGAAAATGCGGAAAATAAAGTATTCGGAGAAATCGGTCACTTAAAACCGCTTAAATTAGAAAATCCGGATTTGATTTTAGGTGTTTGTGGCTGTATGTCACAGGAAGAATCTGTCGTAAATAAAATTTTGGAGAAGCATCAGCATGTGGATTTAATTTTTGGGACGCATAATATTCATCGCTTGCCGCATTTAGTAAAAGAAGCAATGTTTGGCAAGGAGAAAATTGTGGAGGTATGGTCCAAAGAGGGGGACATTATTGAAAACCTTCCAAAGGTCCGCAAAGGAAAAATTAAAGCATGGGTGAATATCATGTATGGCTGTGATAAATTCTGTACCTACTGTATTGTACCAATGACGCGTGGGAAAGAGCGTAGTCGCAGTCCGGAGGATATTATTCAGGAAGTTCGGCATTTGGCTGCCCAAGGCTATCAGGAAGTTACACTACTCGGACAAAATGTGAATGCATATGGAAAAGACTTTGAAGGGATGACTTATGGTCTGGGTGATTTAATGGATGATATTCATAAAATTGACATACCACGAGTTCGTTTTACAACATCACATCCTAGAGATTTTGATGATCGTTTGATTGAAGTGTTAGCTCAAGGTGGTAATCTTCTGGACCATATCCATTTGCCCGTACAGTCAGGTAGTAGTGAAGTGTTAAAACGCATGAACCGTAAATATACTCGGGAGGATTATTTAGAGCTGGTTCGTAAGATTCGTCAAGCCATTCCAAACGCAACACTCACCACCGACATCATCGTTGGATTCCCAAATGAAACGGAAGAGCAATTTGAAGAGACAATGACACTGGTGGAAGAAGTTGGCTTTGAGGCAGCTTTTACATTCATTTATTCCCCGCGTGATGGCACACCAGCTGCACGAAAAAAAGACGATGTGCCTGAAGATGTGAAGAAACAGCGTCTGTACCGTTTGAATGAACTTGTGAACAAACAATCTGCCGCGTCCATGAAATCGTATGATGGAGAGATCGTTCAAGTACTTGTTGAAGGTGAAAGTAAAAAGGACCCTGATGTTCTTGCTGGCTATACAACAAAGAATAAACTTGTAAACTTCAAAGGGCCTAAATCATCAATTGGAAAAATTGTTGATGTTAAAATTACAGAATCCAAAACATGGTCATTAAATGGTATAATGGCAGAAACTACAGCAGAGGTGAACTAA
- a CDS encoding stage V sporulation protein S, which translates to MDVLKVSAKSNPNSVAGALANVLRENGSAEMQAIGAGALNQSVKAVAIARGFVAPSGVDLICIPAFTDIMIDNEERTAIKLIVEPR; encoded by the coding sequence ATGGACGTATTAAAAGTTTCAGCTAAATCAAATCCAAATTCAGTAGCAGGCGCACTTGCAAATGTACTACGTGAAAATGGCTCAGCGGAGATGCAGGCAATTGGTGCTGGTGCGTTAAACCAGTCCGTTAAAGCGGTTGCCATAGCTAGAGGATTTGTGGCACCAAGTGGAGTCGATTTAATTTGTATACCGGCATTTACCGATATTATGATCGATAATGAAGAAAGAACAGCAATTAAGTTAATTGTAGAGCCTAGATAG
- a CDS encoding TIGR00282 family metallophosphoesterase, whose amino-acid sequence MKILFIGDVVGSPGRDMVQDYLPKLKEKYRPHMTIINGENAASGKGITEKIYKQFLESGAQVITMGNHTWDKKEIFEFIEDATYMIRPANFPEGTPGKGLVFVNINGVEIAVINLQGRTFLPAIDDPFRKVDKLIDEAKKRTNIIFIDFHGEATSEKQAMGWYTDGRVSAVVGTHTHTQTADERILPEGTAYISDVGMTGSYDGILGMEREAVLKRFLTSLPVRFEINKKGRKQLNGFIVSIDKNSGKAMKVERILINDDHPFFG is encoded by the coding sequence ATGAAAATTTTATTCATAGGAGATGTGGTCGGTTCCCCAGGCAGGGATATGGTGCAAGATTATTTACCAAAATTAAAAGAAAAGTACCGTCCGCACATGACAATTATTAATGGAGAAAATGCAGCGTCCGGAAAAGGAATAACAGAGAAAATCTATAAGCAATTTTTAGAGTCGGGTGCTCAAGTAATTACAATGGGAAATCATACATGGGATAAAAAAGAGATTTTTGAATTTATTGAAGATGCAACGTACATGATCAGACCGGCAAATTTTCCTGAGGGAACTCCTGGCAAAGGGTTGGTATTTGTAAATATAAACGGGGTAGAAATAGCTGTTATCAATCTGCAGGGACGCACATTCCTTCCGGCCATTGATGATCCATTTCGCAAAGTGGATAAGCTGATCGATGAAGCCAAAAAACGCACAAATATTATTTTTATTGATTTTCACGGGGAAGCAACAAGTGAAAAACAGGCAATGGGTTGGTATACAGATGGAAGAGTGAGTGCAGTTGTCGGTACACATACGCACACTCAAACAGCGGATGAACGTATTTTACCAGAAGGAACTGCATATATTTCAGATGTGGGGATGACGGGTTCCTATGATGGCATATTGGGTATGGAGAGAGAAGCAGTGTTGAAACGCTTTTTAACGTCTTTACCGGTACGTTTTGAAATTAATAAAAAGGGTAGAAAACAACTAAATGGCTTTATCGTTTCTATTGATAAAAATAGCGGAAAGGCAATGAAAGTAGAACGTATTTTAATAAATGATGATCACCCATTCTTCGGCTGA
- the rny gene encoding ribonuclease Y, with protein MDNPLIISILLALILIVGIVVGYLIRKSIAEAKISSAENLAKQIVDEAHRNADTSKKEALLEAKDENHKLRQQTEEELRERRSETQKQENRLMQKEENLDRKSETLDERELLLEKKEQSLTEKQQQIEEMESKVEAMKQEQQTELERISGYTTDQAKQVILERIEKEVTHESALMVKEAENRAKEEADKKAKDILSLALQRCAADHVAETTVSVVNLPNDEMKGRIIGREGRNIRTLETLTGIDLIIDDTPEAVILSGFDPIRRETARMALEKLVQDGRIHPARIEEMVDKARREVDEYIRETGEETTFEVGIHGLHPDLIKILGRLKYRTSYGQNVLKHSTEVAYLSGLLAAELGEDITLAKRAGLLHDIGKAIDHEVEGSHVEIGKELGIKYKEHEVVINAIASHHGDEEATSVISVLVAAADALSAARPGARSETLENYVKRLEKLEEISESFAGVEKSFAIQAGREIRIMVKPDEIDDIESVSIARDIRKRIEGELDYPGHIKVTVIRETRSVEYAK; from the coding sequence ATGGACAATCCTTTAATCATCTCCATTTTGCTTGCTCTAATCCTAATCGTCGGTATTGTTGTTGGTTATCTGATTCGTAAATCTATTGCGGAAGCTAAGATTTCCAGTGCGGAAAATTTAGCAAAACAAATAGTTGATGAGGCGCATCGAAACGCAGATACCTCTAAAAAGGAGGCACTTCTTGAGGCGAAAGATGAAAATCATAAACTTCGCCAGCAAACAGAAGAAGAATTACGTGAAAGACGTTCAGAAACACAAAAGCAAGAAAATCGTCTGATGCAAAAAGAAGAAAATTTGGACAGAAAAAGTGAAACACTGGACGAGCGTGAGCTCTTGTTAGAGAAAAAGGAACAATCACTAACAGAAAAACAACAACAAATTGAAGAAATGGAAAGCAAAGTGGAAGCTATGAAACAAGAGCAGCAAACTGAGCTTGAGCGCATTTCAGGATATACGACGGACCAAGCAAAACAAGTTATTTTAGAGCGGATCGAAAAAGAAGTGACACATGAGTCAGCATTAATGGTTAAGGAAGCTGAAAACCGTGCCAAAGAAGAGGCTGACAAAAAGGCAAAAGACATTCTTTCGCTAGCCTTACAGCGTTGTGCTGCAGACCACGTTGCTGAAACAACAGTATCAGTAGTAAACCTTCCTAACGATGAGATGAAAGGTCGTATCATCGGACGTGAAGGACGTAATATACGAACGCTGGAAACCTTAACTGGTATTGATTTAATTATTGATGATACACCGGAAGCGGTAATTTTATCTGGTTTTGATCCGATACGACGGGAAACTGCTCGTATGGCATTGGAAAAACTGGTACAAGATGGCAGAATACACCCAGCCAGAATTGAGGAAATGGTGGATAAAGCCAGACGTGAGGTTGATGAATATATACGGGAAACTGGAGAAGAAACAACATTCGAGGTTGGAATACATGGTCTGCATCCAGACTTAATCAAAATACTCGGTCGTCTAAAATATCGTACAAGTTATGGCCAAAATGTCCTGAAGCACTCAACAGAGGTTGCCTACCTCTCTGGTTTACTGGCTGCTGAATTAGGTGAAGATATAACGTTAGCAAAAAGAGCCGGCTTACTTCATGATATAGGAAAAGCAATTGATCATGAAGTGGAAGGCAGTCATGTTGAAATCGGTAAAGAGCTTGGAATAAAGTACAAGGAGCATGAGGTAGTTATTAATGCCATCGCTTCTCACCATGGCGATGAGGAAGCAACTTCCGTCATTTCTGTATTGGTAGCTGCAGCTGATGCATTATCTGCTGCACGTCCTGGTGCAAGAAGTGAGACATTGGAAAATTACGTTAAACGTTTGGAAAAGCTTGAAGAAATTTCGGAGTCCTTTGCAGGGGTAGAGAAATCCTTTGCAATTCAAGCTGGAAGAGAGATCCGAATTATGGTTAAACCTGATGAAATCGATGATATTGAATCCGTAAGCATTGCTCGGGATATTCGAAAACGGATTGAAGGAGAACTTGATTATCCAGGTCATATTAAAGTAACCGTTATAAGAGAAACAAGATCAGTTGAATATGCGAAATAA
- the recA gene encoding recombinase RecA codes for MSDKKQALDMALKQIEKQFGKGSIMKLGEQAAQKVATIPSGSLALDVALGIGGYPRGRVVEIYGPESSGKTTVALHAIAEAQRKGGQAAFIDAEHALDPTYARALGVDIEELLLSQPDTGEQALEIAEALVRSGAVDIVVVDSVAALVPKAEIEGDMGDAHVGLQARLMSQALRKLSGSINKSHTTAVFINQIREKVGVMFGNPETTPGGRALKFYASVRLEVRRAETLKQGNEIMGNRARIKVVKNKVAPPFKQAEVDIMYGQGISKEGEILDIGSDLDIVQKSGAWYSYNGERLGQGRENSKQYFKDHQEMMAEVHEAIREYYNLDGTEKEEKQEGNEQQEEGQESMDI; via the coding sequence TTGAGTGATAAAAAACAGGCATTAGACATGGCGCTAAAGCAAATAGAAAAGCAATTTGGCAAAGGGTCAATTATGAAACTCGGGGAACAGGCTGCACAAAAGGTAGCAACAATTCCAAGCGGATCACTAGCTCTAGACGTAGCACTGGGAATAGGCGGATATCCTAGAGGTAGAGTAGTAGAAATATATGGCCCTGAATCATCGGGTAAGACGACTGTAGCTTTACATGCTATTGCAGAAGCACAGCGAAAAGGTGGACAGGCAGCTTTTATCGATGCTGAACATGCGCTTGATCCAACATATGCAAGAGCATTGGGTGTAGATATTGAAGAATTACTCCTATCACAACCTGATACGGGTGAGCAGGCACTTGAAATTGCTGAGGCGCTTGTTCGAAGTGGTGCGGTTGATATAGTTGTTGTGGATTCCGTAGCGGCATTAGTTCCAAAAGCGGAGATTGAAGGAGATATGGGTGATGCACATGTAGGTTTACAAGCACGTCTTATGTCTCAAGCTCTAAGAAAGCTTTCAGGGTCCATTAATAAATCCCATACGACTGCTGTATTCATTAATCAGATACGTGAAAAAGTAGGTGTTATGTTTGGCAATCCGGAGACAACGCCTGGTGGACGTGCGCTGAAATTCTATGCATCTGTTCGTTTGGAAGTTCGTCGCGCTGAAACGCTAAAACAGGGTAATGAAATTATGGGAAATAGGGCTAGAATAAAAGTAGTTAAAAATAAAGTAGCGCCGCCATTCAAGCAAGCGGAAGTAGATATCATGTATGGACAGGGAATTTCAAAAGAAGGGGAAATTCTTGATATTGGCTCTGACTTGGATATTGTTCAAAAAAGTGGTGCATGGTATTCCTATAATGGAGAAAGACTAGGTCAAGGCCGAGAAAATTCCAAACAATATTTTAAAGACCATCAGGAGATGATGGCAGAAGTTCATGAAGCCATTCGAGAATATTATAATTTAGATGGTACGGAAAAAGAAGAAAAACAAGAAGGAAATGAGCAACAAGAAGAAGGACAGGAAAGTATGGACATATAA
- a CDS encoding competence/damage-inducible protein A: MKNVKSEIIAVGTELLLGQIANTNAQWLSERLALYGINVYNHTVVGDNLQRVEDAFSQAHDRSDIVIVTGGLGPTEDDLTREAFQRISHLELVEHPPSMKKIETFFAKQESVMTPNNRKQARVFKDAYVLNNQVGMAPGMIITHGSTTWIFLPGVPREMKQLVTNDVFPYLQKLIGNEEIIKSTVLKFIGIGESALEHELRDIIQHQSNPTIAPLAQDEGVVIRLTAKERSEEKVNDLLENMKQQILAKVGSHFYGVDNERLENQVISLLKKQNKRIAAAESLTGGMFTDKLITVEGASSVCRGGIVCYDTKVKQDVLDVSNAVIEKKGVVSAECALEMADHVRRKLDASIGISFTGVAGPDEVEGKPTGTVYIAIAQDAGDQTIEKFTFQGTRNAVRKRATLKGLEILFNYLK; this comes from the coding sequence ATGAAAAATGTAAAGTCGGAAATTATTGCAGTAGGTACAGAATTGTTATTAGGGCAAATTGCAAATACAAATGCGCAATGGCTGTCGGAGCGTCTCGCACTATACGGGATTAATGTCTACAATCATACAGTAGTAGGGGATAATCTACAACGTGTGGAAGATGCTTTTTCCCAAGCGCATGATCGTTCAGATATTGTCATAGTCACAGGAGGACTTGGACCAACCGAAGATGACTTAACCCGTGAGGCATTCCAGCGTATAAGTCATTTGGAACTGGTGGAGCACCCACCTTCTATGAAAAAAATAGAAACATTCTTTGCAAAGCAAGAATCAGTGATGACACCAAATAATCGAAAGCAAGCGCGGGTCTTTAAAGACGCTTATGTACTTAATAATCAGGTTGGGATGGCACCGGGAATGATTATCACACATGGTAGTACAACCTGGATCTTCCTGCCTGGTGTCCCGAGAGAAATGAAACAACTTGTTACAAATGATGTATTTCCTTACCTTCAAAAGTTGATTGGAAATGAAGAAATTATTAAATCAACGGTTCTAAAATTCATCGGTATTGGTGAATCAGCTCTCGAGCATGAATTACGTGATATCATTCAACATCAAAGTAATCCAACGATTGCGCCATTGGCACAAGATGAGGGTGTGGTCATTCGTCTCACAGCAAAAGAAAGATCCGAGGAAAAAGTGAATGATTTACTTGAGAATATGAAGCAGCAAATTTTAGCAAAAGTTGGTTCTCATTTTTATGGTGTTGATAATGAAAGATTAGAAAATCAGGTTATTTCTCTTTTAAAAAAACAAAACAAACGTATTGCAGCAGCTGAGAGTTTAACAGGTGGTATGTTTACAGATAAACTTATTACCGTGGAGGGTGCCTCTTCCGTTTGTCGTGGCGGTATTGTCTGTTATGACACCAAAGTAAAACAGGATGTGCTTGATGTTTCTAATGCGGTCATAGAAAAGAAAGGCGTAGTGAGTGCAGAATGTGCTCTTGAAATGGCTGATCATGTACGCAGAAAATTGGATGCTTCTATTGGAATAAGTTTTACGGGAGTAGCTGGACCAGATGAAGTAGAAGGAAAACCGACAGGGACGGTTTATATTGCCATTGCTCAAGATGCAGGCGACCAAACGATTGAAAAATTCACTTTTCAAGGCACTCGTAATGCAGTTAGAAAGAGAGCAACACTAAAAGGGCTTGAAATTCTTTTTAATTATTTAAAATGA
- the pgsA gene encoding CDP-diacylglycerol--glycerol-3-phosphate 3-phosphatidyltransferase codes for MNIPNKITISRIFLIPIFIILLSVPFDWGEWNIGGSQLPVSHFAAALLFIIASTTDWVDGYYARKYNLVTNLGKFLDPLADKLLVTAAFILLVEMGLAPAWVVILIISRELAVTGLRLVAAGEGIVLAASNMGKLKTVTQIVAIAALLLHNFPFAYIGFPFAQVMLYIALFFTVYSGYDYFVKNWHVMRDSK; via the coding sequence ATGAATATACCAAATAAGATCACCATTTCACGTATTTTTTTAATCCCTATATTTATTATTTTATTAAGCGTTCCTTTTGATTGGGGAGAATGGAATATTGGCGGCAGTCAGCTCCCTGTTTCTCACTTCGCAGCAGCTTTACTTTTCATCATCGCCTCGACAACGGATTGGGTCGACGGCTATTACGCTAGGAAGTACAACCTTGTAACAAATTTAGGGAAGTTCCTGGACCCCCTGGCAGATAAATTACTCGTTACAGCAGCATTCATTTTGCTAGTAGAAATGGGACTAGCACCAGCATGGGTTGTTATTCTTATTATCAGCAGAGAGCTTGCTGTAACAGGACTCAGATTAGTTGCTGCTGGTGAAGGAATAGTGCTTGCGGCGAGCAATATGGGTAAATTAAAAACAGTGACACAAATCGTTGCAATCGCAGCTTTACTGCTCCATAATTTTCCGTTTGCTTATATTGGGTTTCCATTCGCTCAGGTAATGCTTTATATTGCATTATTCTTTACAGTATATTCTGGTTATGATTATTTTGTGAAAAATTGGCATGTTATGAGGGATTCTAAATAA
- a CDS encoding helix-turn-helix domain-containing protein, translating into MEIGERLREARETKDLSLDSLQETTKIQKRYLVAIEEGNFHILPGKFYARAFIKEYANAVGLDPNELLEEYKEEVPKTEEENDAPYTRIQRTRKESNAEKSPAIFSRLPTIIVILLVIGIILAAWFFYMQSTSGSDEADSQEDQNDNEEIIINNPDDDQDNSEEDAADESNEATEEDAEEDASEEEDAEAESEAELSLAEEGTGSPPESTFDFTDTGEEITLTLESSGNTWLDVQNGDGESFYSQEFSEDESPMEFDMSDEERIYLSIGNVSDLTVTINGTELEYPIDPDEEVFQKIWINMDSET; encoded by the coding sequence ATGGAAATAGGAGAAAGGCTAAGGGAAGCTAGAGAAACAAAAGATCTATCTTTGGACAGTTTACAGGAAACAACGAAGATACAGAAAAGGTATTTAGTTGCTATTGAAGAGGGGAATTTCCATATTCTCCCAGGCAAATTCTACGCTAGAGCATTTATTAAAGAATATGCTAATGCTGTAGGTTTAGATCCAAATGAATTGTTGGAAGAATACAAAGAAGAGGTGCCTAAAACGGAAGAAGAAAATGATGCACCATATACGCGAATACAGCGTACCCGAAAAGAAAGCAACGCAGAAAAAAGCCCGGCTATTTTTTCGCGTTTGCCTACGATAATTGTTATACTATTAGTCATTGGTATTATCCTAGCAGCTTGGTTTTTCTATATGCAGTCAACTTCCGGTAGTGATGAAGCTGATTCGCAGGAAGATCAAAATGATAATGAAGAAATTATAATTAATAATCCGGATGATGATCAGGACAACAGTGAAGAAGATGCGGCGGATGAATCAAACGAAGCGACGGAAGAAGACGCGGAAGAGGATGCATCAGAGGAAGAGGATGCAGAAGCAGAGTCAGAAGCAGAATTATCTTTAGCTGAAGAAGGGACGGGCAGTCCACCTGAATCTACATTTGATTTCACAGATACTGGCGAAGAAATTACTCTTACATTGGAGTCCAGCGGCAATACGTGGCTTGATGTTCAAAATGGAGATGGTGAATCTTTTTACAGCCAGGAATTTTCTGAAGATGAATCACCGATGGAATTCGATATGTCCGATGAGGAAAGAATTTATTTAAGTATCGGAAATGTGTCTGATCTTACGGTGACGATTAATGGGACAGAACTAGAATATCCAATTGACCCCGATGAAGAAGTATTTCAAAAAATATGGATCAATATGGATAGCGAAACATAA
- a CDS encoding YmfK family protein, which yields MGKTEWYLEYEIQYNRPGLLGDISSLLGMLSINIITINGIEDSKRGILILSQYDENITRLKSILDTMDTIKVMKIRKPKLRDKLAVRHGKYIQRDTNDRKTIRFVRDELGILVDFMAELCKKEEHKLIGIRGMPRVGKTESIVAASVSANKRWLFVSSTLLKQTVRSQLIEGEYNPDNIYIIDGVVSSRRSEDEKHWQLIREIMQLPSIKIVEHPDVFVQTTAYTMDDFDYIIELRSDENEEITYEPIERQQFRQSDGFSMFDF from the coding sequence ATGGGGAAAACAGAATGGTACCTTGAATACGAAATTCAATACAACCGTCCTGGACTACTTGGTGATATATCTTCTTTATTAGGGATGTTATCTATTAATATTATAACCATCAATGGAATAGAGGATTCCAAAAGAGGAATATTAATTCTTTCCCAATATGATGAAAATATTACCCGTTTAAAGTCTATATTGGATACAATGGATACAATCAAAGTAATGAAAATACGCAAGCCAAAGCTTCGGGATAAATTGGCTGTACGGCATGGAAAATATATTCAGAGGGATACCAATGATCGGAAGACAATCCGTTTCGTACGTGACGAATTAGGAATATTGGTGGACTTTATGGCAGAGCTATGTAAAAAGGAAGAGCATAAATTAATCGGTATTCGCGGAATGCCTCGCGTTGGTAAAACAGAGTCGATCGTTGCTGCAAGTGTCTCTGCAAATAAGCGCTGGTTATTTGTGTCCAGTACACTTTTGAAACAAACCGTGCGCAGCCAATTGATTGAAGGTGAATACAATCCAGATAATATCTATATTATTGATGGGGTTGTTTCCAGTAGGCGCTCGGAAGATGAAAAACATTGGCAACTAATTCGGGAAATTATGCAGCTTCCTTCTATAAAAATAGTAGAGCATCCAGATGTTTTTGTACAGACAACAGCGTATACGATGGATGATTTTGATTATATTATTGAATTGCGTAGTGATGAAAATGAAGAGATTACATATGAACCTATTGAAAGGCAGCAATTCAGACAAAGTGACGGATTTTCTATGTTTGATTTTTGA
- a CDS encoding DUF3243 domain-containing protein: MSVLDNFDSWKGFLASRLEQAEQQGMSEQTITNVAGEVGDYLASNVEAKNEEEAVLRELWNAASEDEQKAIANTMIKMVKNQENTN, translated from the coding sequence ATGTCAGTACTGGATAATTTTGATTCATGGAAGGGCTTTTTGGCCAGCAGACTTGAGCAGGCAGAGCAACAAGGAATGAGTGAGCAAACAATTACCAACGTAGCTGGTGAGGTTGGAGATTATCTTGCCAGCAATGTGGAAGCAAAAAATGAAGAAGAAGCAGTGTTAAGAGAATTGTGGAATGCTGCTTCAGAAGACGAACAAAAGGCGATTGCCAATACCATGATAAAAATGGTGAAAAATCAAGAAAATACAAATTAA